In one window of Thermodesulfobacteriota bacterium DNA:
- a CDS encoding aminopeptidase yields MPDEAIKKIFTVNLGVQKDEEVLVFTDLIEDPDAVPLEERKKREALVPLAKEAAEIGSALCRTAYFEFQAAGSHGKEPPKSLWEAAFGGAAVRELERKCLLEKILKKEAKPRDLAEAEGVIRELAESPDAVIALSNYSTSHTRFRDLLTRVMGTRYASMPLFEREMLDGSMTADWKEVERRTIRLARMMSGADTAVITSHNGTSISFSIKGRDAKPDTGILVERGSFGNLPAGEAFLAPVEGTAEGVLILEWAPTGRLHKPVELVVKKGLVVEVVGTDDFSRKLRERIEANPLCGNIAELGIGTNEKASRPDNILETEKILGTVHIALGDNSSFGGKVSVPFHQDFIFFRPNLEVIKGEEKIELLIDGEPRFEAEGIR; encoded by the coding sequence ATGCCCGACGAAGCGATAAAAAAGATTTTTACGGTAAATCTGGGGGTGCAAAAGGACGAGGAAGTGCTGGTCTTTACCGACCTCATCGAAGACCCTGATGCGGTGCCGCTTGAAGAGCGGAAGAAACGGGAAGCCCTCGTGCCACTTGCGAAAGAGGCCGCCGAAATAGGGAGCGCCCTCTGCAGGACCGCCTATTTCGAGTTCCAGGCTGCCGGAAGCCACGGCAAGGAGCCCCCAAAGTCCCTGTGGGAGGCGGCCTTCGGGGGCGCGGCGGTAAGGGAGCTTGAAAGAAAATGCCTGCTCGAAAAGATATTGAAAAAAGAGGCCAAGCCGCGGGACCTCGCCGAGGCCGAAGGCGTAATAAGGGAGCTTGCCGAGTCCCCTGACGCGGTCATCGCCCTCTCGAACTACTCTACCTCGCATACCAGGTTCAGGGACCTCCTTACGAGGGTAATGGGGACGCGCTACGCGAGCATGCCGCTATTCGAGCGCGAGATGCTCGACGGCTCCATGACCGCCGACTGGAAAGAGGTCGAGAGGCGGACCATCAGGCTTGCCCGGATGATGTCGGGCGCTGATACGGCTGTAATCACATCGCATAACGGCACATCTATAAGTTTTTCGATAAAGGGACGGGACGCCAAGCCAGATACAGGAATACTCGTTGAGCGCGGCTCGTTCGGCAATCTCCCGGCAGGCGAGGCCTTCCTTGCGCCTGTGGAAGGGACAGCCGAGGGGGTCCTCATACTCGAATGGGCGCCGACGGGGCGGCTCCATAAGCCTGTCGAGCTGGTGGTAAAAAAAGGACTTGTTGTCGAGGTGGTCGGGACTGACGACTTCTCAAGGAAGCTAAGGGAGAGGATAGAGGCGAACCCGCTCTGCGGCAACATCGCGGAACTCGGCATAGGCACGAACGAGAAAGCGTCGAGGCCGGACAACATCCTTGAAACAGAGAAGATACTCGGCACCGTGCATATCGCGCTCGGCGACAACTCGTCGTTCGGGGGAAAGGTGAGCGTGCCCTTCCACCAGGACTTCATCTTCTTCAGGCCCAACCTTGAGGTAATAAAAGGAGAGGAGAAGATAGAGCTTTTAATCGACGGGGAGCCGAGGTTTGAGGCGGAGGGAATAAGGTGA
- a CDS encoding ABC transporter permease has product MNRFIAIFERDLRKFIRNPLVVAMSLLMPIIYLLVLGHSFQGELKRLPLAVVDQDNGPRAESVMDLLRAIEAGPATIEVRMVADQGEAMRGLREGDYKGVMVIPPDFTRRSIRGAWPELGLYLDNTEAISANAIRMAVSSALPSLGEEFIPIREERSRPVLRDMELYRKVDYDQSLLPGVVIMAIFLGAMTTGAFNMVMDKFLGIEESYFLTPLTKGDIVMGLIASGLLITTVLAVLVLFIGSLISGIHLWSMLTPGSLFLLMLVIVLSTLGLQGLMFMIMGRINHPRIVGVLGGFLNVILFFPSGAIYPVESFPGWLRAFAMANPETYSVHAIRALLFKGAGLAAVQYDIIFLAVFAVISISSGLLIFKRAL; this is encoded by the coding sequence TTGAACCGCTTTATCGCCATATTCGAAAGGGACTTGAGGAAGTTCATAAGAAACCCGCTCGTGGTGGCCATGAGCCTCCTTATGCCGATAATCTACCTCCTTGTGCTCGGCCATTCCTTCCAGGGCGAGCTCAAGCGCCTGCCCCTTGCGGTCGTCGACCAGGACAACGGGCCCAGGGCCGAGAGCGTCATGGACCTCCTTCGCGCGATAGAGGCCGGGCCGGCTACCATCGAGGTGAGAATGGTCGCTGACCAGGGCGAGGCCATGCGGGGGCTTAGGGAAGGGGACTATAAAGGCGTGATGGTCATACCGCCGGACTTTACGAGAAGGTCCATAAGGGGGGCCTGGCCCGAGCTCGGCCTTTACCTCGACAATACCGAGGCCATATCCGCCAACGCCATACGCATGGCAGTCTCCTCGGCCCTCCCTTCGCTTGGAGAAGAGTTCATCCCCATACGGGAGGAGAGGTCGCGCCCAGTGCTCCGGGACATGGAGCTCTACAGGAAGGTCGACTACGACCAGTCGCTACTCCCGGGCGTCGTAATAATGGCCATATTCCTGGGCGCGATGACGACGGGCGCGTTCAACATGGTCATGGACAAGTTCCTCGGCATCGAGGAGAGCTATTTCCTCACGCCCCTTACCAAGGGCGACATAGTCATGGGGCTTATCGCGAGCGGGCTTCTTATAACGACCGTCCTCGCCGTGCTGGTACTGTTTATCGGGTCCCTTATCTCGGGCATCCATCTCTGGAGCATGCTCACGCCGGGCTCGCTCTTCCTCCTCATGCTCGTTATCGTCCTCTCGACGCTCGGCCTGCAGGGGCTCATGTTCATGATAATGGGCCGGATAAACCACCCGAGGATCGTCGGCGTGCTCGGCGGCTTCCTTAACGTCATACTCTTCTTTCCGAGCGGCGCCATATATCCCGTGGAGAGCTTTCCAGGGTGGCTCCGGGCCTTCGCGATGGCGAACCCAGAGACATACTCCGTCCACGCGATCCGGGCCCTCCTTTTCAAGGGCGCGGGGCTCGCGGCCGTGCAGTACGACATAATCTTCCTTGCGGTATTCGCCGTCATATCCATCTCGTCCGGCCTCCTGATATTCAAGCGGGCGCTCTGA
- a CDS encoding PEP-CTERM sorting domain-containing protein: MKRFILAFSVSFMALSGTAFALPQNFGFETGDTTGWTETYPQNFGKIDVVADWTGQSTIAGASERWTATYKPVEGNYFAVLETGEPDRDFTMLSQRVSLNRGDKLEGWATFCCGSEVYYPYQPIDADNYNDYALISILNSQGNIVDVPWYADSFDIGYRVTTSEGQAMGEINKIADFGPLPWEHWSWTAPAPDSYTLQYKVTQGTDAVGNSYAFFDGTKKKAAVPEPSSMILLGLAGAGVFAARRFSQLNTGNRLA; this comes from the coding sequence ATGAAGAGATTCATACTTGCGTTCTCTGTTTCTTTTATGGCTTTGTCAGGCACCGCATTCGCGCTTCCGCAGAATTTTGGTTTTGAAACGGGGGATACTACCGGCTGGACGGAGACTTATCCGCAAAACTTTGGCAAAATTGATGTTGTGGCTGACTGGACCGGTCAGAGCACTATTGCGGGTGCTTCAGAAAGGTGGACTGCAACCTATAAGCCTGTTGAGGGCAATTACTTCGCAGTCCTTGAAACGGGTGAGCCTGATAGAGATTTTACCATGCTCTCTCAGAGAGTTTCTTTAAACAGAGGCGACAAGCTCGAAGGCTGGGCTACTTTTTGTTGCGGTTCAGAAGTATATTATCCGTATCAGCCTATTGATGCGGATAATTATAATGATTATGCCTTAATTAGTATCTTGAACAGTCAAGGCAATATTGTAGATGTGCCTTGGTACGCTGATTCCTTTGATATAGGTTATCGTGTGACAACATCCGAAGGTCAAGCGATGGGTGAAATTAATAAAATTGCTGATTTTGGGCCACTCCCATGGGAACACTGGAGTTGGACTGCGCCTGCGCCGGATAGTTACACTCTTCAATATAAAGTAACCCAAGGAACTGATGCTGTAGGAAATAGCTATGCCTTTTTTGATGGTACAAAGAAAAAGGCGGCCGTCCCTGAGCCATCGTCAATGATTCTGCTTGGACTGGCCGGTGCCGGCGTGTTTGCGGCACGCCGTTTCTCTCAGCTAAATACTGGAAATCGACTTGCGTAA
- a CDS encoding secondary thiamine-phosphate synthase enzyme YjbQ, which yields MKSFRKELFFNIPERVGFVNITPNVDECLKESGIKEGLVLVNSMHITSSVFINDDESGLHNDFRKWLEKLAPHEPVSGYRHNDTGEDNADAHLKRTIMGREVVVAVTGGRLDFGTWEQIFYGEFDGRRRKRVLVKIIGE from the coding sequence ATGAAATCATTCAGGAAGGAGCTTTTTTTCAACATCCCGGAGAGGGTCGGCTTCGTGAACATAACCCCGAACGTCGATGAATGCCTTAAAGAGAGCGGCATCAAAGAGGGCCTTGTCCTCGTAAACTCCATGCACATCACCTCGTCGGTCTTCATAAACGACGACGAGAGCGGGCTGCATAATGATTTCAGGAAGTGGCTTGAAAAGCTCGCCCCGCACGAGCCAGTCTCCGGCTACAGGCACAACGACACTGGCGAGGACAACGCTGACGCGCATCTCAAGAGGACAATCATGGGGCGCGAGGTCGTTGTCGCCGTAACCGGCGGAAGGCTTGACTTCGGCACCTGGGAACAGATATTCTACGGCGAGTTCGACGGCAGGCGGAGAAAAAGGGTGCTTGTAAAGATAATCGGGGAGTAG
- a CDS encoding efflux RND transporter periplasmic adaptor subunit codes for MALKRLKSLAIFVFLLAVAFAAYFFYLSPKSPPGFVETAGVAEATEVDLAPKIPGRIDWLCCREGERIEKGAVAARLDERELLARVEQGRAAAAAEREAIEEARSALDNARVEREAAAHEAEALRAEAEAASARLQEAGENFERAEGLFSRGFVSRRELDGARAAYDSSRALLESARSRQRSSEADLRNAAVRIRAAEARIAASRARLGQAEAEVRALEARLEDAVLTSPISGIISYKAFEAGEYANPGDVIYAIYDPDDIWARVDIPETGIQEIVVGGRAEVTPIGGERTFTGEVAEIGQLGGFATQRDVTRGRLDIKTFRVRIALGDTGGVIKPGMTVVARIYFGRAER; via the coding sequence ATGGCTCTAAAGAGACTCAAGTCCCTGGCGATATTCGTATTTCTGCTGGCAGTTGCGTTTGCCGCGTATTTCTTTTATTTGAGCCCGAAGTCCCCTCCGGGTTTCGTAGAGACGGCAGGGGTGGCGGAAGCGACCGAAGTAGACCTCGCGCCTAAAATACCCGGGCGTATCGACTGGCTCTGCTGCAGGGAGGGAGAGCGGATAGAAAAGGGCGCTGTCGCCGCGAGGCTCGATGAAAGGGAGCTTCTGGCCAGGGTCGAGCAAGGGAGGGCCGCAGCCGCCGCGGAGAGGGAGGCGATAGAAGAGGCCAGGTCTGCTCTCGATAACGCCAGGGTAGAGAGGGAAGCGGCGGCGCACGAGGCCGAGGCGCTCCGGGCCGAGGCCGAGGCCGCAAGCGCGCGCCTTCAGGAGGCCGGCGAGAACTTCGAAAGGGCCGAGGGGCTTTTTAGCCGGGGCTTCGTCTCCAGAAGGGAACTGGACGGGGCAAGGGCCGCATACGATTCGAGCCGGGCGCTCCTTGAGAGCGCAAGGTCTAGGCAGAGGAGCTCGGAGGCGGACCTTCGGAACGCGGCGGTCCGCATCAGGGCCGCCGAGGCCAGGATCGCCGCTTCCAGGGCAAGGCTCGGCCAGGCAGAGGCAGAGGTGCGCGCGCTCGAGGCGCGCCTCGAGGACGCGGTTTTGACCTCCCCGATAAGCGGGATAATCTCGTACAAGGCTTTCGAGGCAGGGGAATACGCGAACCCCGGCGATGTGATATATGCGATTTACGACCCTGACGACATCTGGGCGCGCGTGGACATACCCGAGACCGGCATACAGGAGATAGTGGTCGGCGGCAGGGCCGAGGTGACGCCCATAGGCGGCGAAAGGACCTTTACCGGCGAGGTGGCCGAAATAGGCCAGCTCGGCGGCTTCGCGACCCAGAGGGACGTGACCAGGGGCCGCCTGGACATTAAGACCTTCAGGGTAAGGATAGCGCTGGGCGATACCGGCGGCGTTATCAAGCCCGGCATGACCGTAGTGGCAAGGATATATTTCGGCAGGGCCGAGAGATGA
- a CDS encoding nucleoside transporter C-terminal domain-containing protein codes for MEKLLGLAGLFVFLLIAWGLSSSRKSISWRLVAWGVGLQALFAVVILKTGPGLLVFDFARVVMTSVLDFTDIGSRFLFGSLTTDLNIGAVLAFKVLPVIIFVSSLMGILYYLRVIQLIVAGMAWVMERTMKASGIEAFMASVFVFMGIEAVSGAREYFRRMTASEVFAVMTAFMSTIAGSVMAVYASFGASPGHLLAASVMSAPAALVMAKLMLPETEKGRAKAEGNAVLFRSGDSNIIEAAANGASEGVKLAATIGAMLLAFVALIGMANHFLGLAGTSFEEISGYVFTPFAFLMGVPWEDCFKVGELLGIKIVFNEFISYQRMQGMIEAGALQPRSIAIATYALCSFANFGSIAILIGGIGSIAPERKKEIARLSLKALAAGVLASFTTATIAGMLL; via the coding sequence TTGGAGAAGCTTCTTGGCCTTGCAGGGCTTTTTGTATTCCTTCTTATAGCATGGGGCTTGAGCAGTTCACGCAAATCAATAAGCTGGAGGCTCGTCGCCTGGGGCGTTGGGCTTCAGGCCCTTTTCGCAGTCGTGATACTCAAGACAGGGCCGGGCCTTTTGGTCTTCGATTTCGCCCGCGTCGTGATGACGAGCGTCCTTGATTTTACGGACATAGGCTCGCGCTTCCTCTTCGGCAGCCTCACAACCGACTTGAACATCGGGGCGGTCCTCGCCTTCAAGGTGCTCCCGGTCATAATCTTCGTATCATCCCTCATGGGCATACTCTATTACCTGCGGGTCATCCAGCTCATAGTGGCCGGAATGGCCTGGGTCATGGAGCGGACCATGAAGGCCTCGGGCATTGAGGCGTTCATGGCCTCGGTCTTCGTCTTCATGGGCATAGAGGCCGTCTCAGGGGCAAGGGAATACTTCCGGCGCATGACCGCTTCGGAAGTGTTCGCGGTCATGACTGCCTTCATGTCAACGATAGCCGGGAGCGTCATGGCGGTCTACGCGAGCTTCGGCGCTAGCCCCGGGCACCTCCTTGCCGCGTCGGTCATGAGCGCGCCCGCTGCCCTGGTCATGGCGAAACTCATGCTGCCCGAGACTGAAAAGGGACGGGCAAAGGCCGAAGGGAATGCCGTTCTTTTCCGGAGCGGGGACTCGAACATAATAGAAGCCGCGGCGAACGGCGCATCCGAGGGCGTGAAGCTTGCCGCCACGATCGGAGCGATGCTCCTTGCCTTTGTCGCGCTCATCGGCATGGCAAACCACTTCCTCGGCCTTGCCGGGACGTCCTTCGAGGAGATATCTGGCTATGTGTTCACGCCGTTCGCCTTCCTCATGGGCGTGCCCTGGGAGGACTGCTTCAAGGTGGGCGAGCTTCTCGGCATAAAGATAGTCTTTAACGAGTTCATCTCCTACCAGCGGATGCAGGGGATGATAGAGGCAGGGGCCTTACAGCCGCGCTCAATCGCCATAGCCACATATGCGCTATGCAGCTTCGCGAATTTCGGGTCGATTGCAATTCTCATCGGCGGCATAGGCTCGATTGCGCCCGAGAGGAAAAAGGAGATTGCCCGCCTGAGCCTCAAGGCCCTCGCAGCCGGTGTGCTCGCGAGCTTCACGACCGCTACGATAGCGGGGATGCTGCTGTGA
- a CDS encoding transposase — MSDYRRARGGSTYFFTVVTYMRQPILCLDYSLKAFEETTREVRRDRPFELKAWVVLPDHIHAIWELPDGDSDFSTRWALIKKGFTKKVSGSLKTPHPDSSRIKRREGTVWQRRFWEHKIRDDADLSAHVEYIHYNPVKHGLASAPREWVYSSFREYVEKRLYAPDWGGGVVECAGIGAE, encoded by the coding sequence ATGTCTGATTACAGAAGGGCGCGAGGTGGTAGCACATATTTTTTCACGGTCGTTACTTACATGCGCCAGCCTATACTGTGTCTTGATTATTCATTGAAGGCTTTCGAGGAGACGACTCGCGAGGTTAGGCGCGACAGGCCTTTCGAGCTAAAGGCATGGGTTGTCTTGCCGGACCATATTCATGCGATATGGGAGCTTCCGGACGGCGATTCGGATTTTTCGACCAGATGGGCCTTGATCAAAAAAGGATTCACAAAGAAGGTGAGCGGAAGCCTCAAGACCCCGCACCCGGATTCGTCGCGGATTAAAAGGAGAGAGGGGACGGTCTGGCAAAGGCGTTTCTGGGAGCACAAAATAAGGGATGATGCCGACCTCAGCGCCCATGTAGAATACATTCATTACAATCCCGTGAAACATGGGCTTGCTTCCGCCCCGAGGGAGTGGGTGTATTCGTCTTTCCGCGAATATGTCGAAAAAAGGCTTTACGCCCCGGATTGGGGCGGGGGTGTTGTCGAGTGCGCAGGCATAGGGGCGGAGTAA
- a CDS encoding GNAT family N-acetyltransferase, with protein MKVRLAEVGNADLPLIEKWFRSEHVIRFWGEPAKNIRLLREPEPETRRAIIEADGRKVGLILWQHPTRAELDGAGLHEIPTSVIDMDVMVGEQETTGKGVGTAAIRLVAEKALSDPDVPFVIGETSIWNTASIRAFEKAGFRREREFDDPESGRCVLMVRGRD; from the coding sequence ATGAAAGTGCGCCTTGCCGAGGTCGGGAACGCGGACCTGCCTCTTATCGAAAAATGGTTTCGCTCGGAGCATGTGATACGGTTCTGGGGCGAACCAGCTAAAAACATCCGGCTCCTCCGCGAACCGGAGCCGGAGACCCGGAGGGCGATAATAGAAGCCGACGGGCGGAAGGTCGGTCTCATACTCTGGCAGCACCCGACGCGGGCGGAGCTCGACGGGGCCGGGCTTCATGAGATACCAACCAGCGTAATCGACATGGACGTAATGGTAGGCGAGCAGGAGACTACCGGAAAAGGCGTCGGCACCGCCGCCATAAGGCTCGTGGCCGAAAAGGCTCTTTCTGACCCTGACGTTCCATTCGTAATAGGCGAAACATCGATATGGAACACGGCATCCATAAGGGCGTTTGAAAAGGCAGGGTTCAGGCGGGAAAGGGAGTTCGATGACCCGGAGAGCGGCAGGTGCGTACTAATGGTGCGGGGAAGGGATTAG
- a CDS encoding sigma-54 dependent transcriptional regulator, with product MSCNILLVEDEESVRESLKEILEMNGYSVIASPTGEEGIELARKIEFDIVLSDLMLPGMSGIDVIRSVKSASPDTACIIITGNPSIESTVEAMRLGAFTYLEKPVIGKDKLLVTLEKAAEVRNNARQAREVPLLKEENSKLRDELKKTCTTAILGTSQEIQRIRDIIDRIADTDSTVLILGESGTGKELVARALHYGSSRKNKPFVPINCGAIPEDLLESELFGYEKGAFTGAIATKIGRFEAANDGTVFLDEIGDMSPGLQVKILRVLQEKEFERVGGRNTIKVDVRVVAATNQDLEKAVAEKKFRNDLYYRLNVIPVNLPPLRERNEDIPVLVDHFIEKISTRKRKKIRGTATDTMRLLAAYDWPGNIRELENLIERLVVLKEDGSSITLRDLPDKIRQAKLEGFTLSAGSVNLSDKGIDFNVAVDNFEKELIISALQRVNGIKKKAAEYLNLNRTTLIEKMKRKGLLEQFDSAEAAENEFAGS from the coding sequence ATGAGCTGTAATATCCTACTCGTTGAGGACGAGGAATCAGTCCGCGAATCCCTTAAGGAAATCCTCGAGATGAACGGGTACAGCGTCATTGCCTCGCCCACAGGCGAGGAAGGCATTGAGCTTGCCCGCAAAATCGAATTCGACATAGTCCTTTCAGACCTCATGCTCCCCGGCATGAGCGGAATCGACGTGATCCGCTCCGTAAAGTCCGCATCCCCTGATACCGCCTGCATAATCATAACCGGCAACCCGTCTATTGAGAGCACGGTAGAGGCCATGAGGCTCGGCGCCTTCACCTATCTTGAAAAGCCGGTCATCGGCAAGGACAAGCTCCTTGTGACGCTTGAGAAGGCGGCGGAGGTCCGAAATAACGCGAGGCAGGCCAGGGAGGTCCCTTTACTGAAGGAAGAGAACTCCAAGCTCAGGGACGAGCTCAAGAAAACCTGCACGACCGCGATCCTCGGCACGAGCCAGGAGATACAGAGGATACGGGACATCATAGACAGGATAGCCGACACGGACTCGACGGTACTCATACTCGGCGAGAGCGGCACCGGCAAAGAGCTCGTGGCCAGGGCCCTGCATTACGGAAGTTCGAGGAAGAACAAGCCCTTTGTGCCCATAAACTGCGGGGCCATACCCGAGGACCTCCTTGAAAGCGAGCTCTTCGGCTATGAGAAAGGCGCGTTCACCGGCGCCATAGCCACGAAGATAGGCAGGTTCGAGGCCGCCAACGACGGGACCGTTTTCCTCGACGAGATAGGGGACATGAGCCCGGGCCTTCAGGTAAAGATACTACGGGTCCTCCAGGAGAAGGAGTTCGAGAGGGTCGGCGGCAGGAATACCATCAAGGTCGACGTAAGGGTCGTTGCCGCGACCAACCAGGACCTTGAAAAGGCGGTCGCGGAGAAGAAGTTCAGGAACGACCTCTACTACAGGCTGAACGTCATCCCGGTTAACCTTCCGCCCTTGAGGGAAAGGAATGAGGACATACCGGTCCTCGTAGACCATTTCATTGAAAAGATATCCACCCGGAAGAGGAAGAAGATAAGGGGGACCGCCACGGACACCATGAGGCTTCTTGCGGCATACGACTGGCCGGGGAACATCCGGGAGCTCGAAAACCTGATAGAGAGGCTCGTGGTGCTCAAGGAGGACGGCAGCTCCATCACCCTGCGCGACCTGCCTGACAAGATACGCCAGGCTAAACTCGAAGGCTTCACCCTGAGCGCAGGGTCAGTCAACCTCTCCGACAAGGGCATAGACTTCAACGTGGCTGTCGACAACTTCGAGAAGGAGCTCATAATCTCGGCCCTCCAGAGGGTGAACGGCATAAAGAAGAAGGCCGCCGAGTACCTGAACCTCAACAGGACCACCCTCATCGAGAAGATGAAGAGGAAGGGGCTTCTTGAGCAATTCGATTCAGCTGAGGCCGCTGAAAATGAGTTCGCCGGGTCATGA
- a CDS encoding FprA family A-type flavoprotein, translated as MEPRKITEGVFWAGAVDRDRRLFDSLIPLPDGTSYNAYIVEGTEKTALLDTVDPSKTHELMARLEKIAKIDYVVAHHAEQDHSGALPAVLDKYRDAVVVASPKGRELLIDHLHIAEGRVRTVADGEKLSLGGKTLEFIHTPWVHWPETICTFLEEDGILFSCDLFGSHLSFSGIYIEDEQKVCEASKRYFSEVMMPFRPTIRKHLERFAKYHIKTIASSHGPVYKDPRCIMDSHAEWVSDRVRNSAVIAFATMHGSTEALSEALSEALWRDGVEVEVFNLAHADLGKLAMSLVDAATIVIGSPTVLGGAHPLAVSAAFLVNALRPKLRFASIIGSLGWAGRMPEQLTSNMGNLKAEMLAPVLVKGKPREADFAEIERLARAIAAKHKEAGLL; from the coding sequence ATGGAACCCAGGAAGATAACCGAAGGTGTTTTTTGGGCCGGGGCTGTCGACAGGGACCGGCGGCTCTTCGACTCCCTCATACCGCTCCCGGACGGGACGAGCTACAACGCCTACATCGTCGAGGGGACGGAAAAGACCGCGCTCCTCGACACCGTCGACCCGTCAAAGACGCACGAGCTCATGGCCAGGCTCGAAAAAATCGCGAAAATAGACTACGTGGTCGCGCACCACGCCGAGCAGGACCACTCGGGCGCGCTGCCCGCCGTGCTCGATAAGTACAGGGACGCGGTGGTCGTCGCAAGCCCCAAGGGCAGGGAGCTCCTTATAGACCACCTCCACATCGCGGAAGGCCGCGTGAGGACGGTCGCGGACGGCGAGAAGCTCTCCCTCGGAGGGAAGACGCTCGAGTTCATACACACGCCCTGGGTGCACTGGCCGGAGACGATATGCACCTTCCTCGAAGAGGACGGCATACTCTTCAGCTGCGACCTTTTCGGCTCGCACCTCTCGTTTTCAGGCATATATATCGAGGACGAACAGAAGGTATGCGAGGCCTCCAAGAGGTACTTCTCCGAGGTCATGATGCCCTTCAGGCCGACCATAAGGAAGCACCTGGAGCGCTTCGCGAAATACCACATAAAGACCATAGCCTCGAGCCACGGCCCGGTCTATAAAGACCCCCGGTGCATAATGGATTCGCACGCGGAATGGGTCTCGGACAGGGTAAGGAACAGCGCTGTCATCGCCTTCGCGACCATGCACGGCTCGACGGAGGCGCTTTCCGAGGCGCTTTCCGAGGCGCTCTGGAGGGATGGCGTGGAGGTCGAGGTCTTCAACCTCGCGCACGCGGACCTAGGGAAGCTCGCCATGTCGCTCGTGGACGCGGCGACGATAGTCATCGGCTCACCGACCGTGCTCGGCGGAGCGCACCCGCTCGCGGTCTCAGCCGCCTTCCTCGTGAACGCGCTAAGGCCAAAGCTCAGGTTCGCCTCCATCATCGGCTCGCTCGGCTGGGCCGGCAGGATGCCCGAGCAATTGACGTCGAACATGGGGAACCTCAAGGCCGAGATGCTTGCCCCCGTGCTCGTAAAAGGCAAACCGAGGGAAGCGGATTTCGCCGAGATAGAAAGGCTCGCCCGGGCCATAGCAGCGAAGCACAAGGAAGCCGGGCTGCTGTAA
- a CDS encoding ATP-binding cassette domain-containing protein, translating into MRAAVETKDLSKSYGDVKALDGVGLTIPEGDFFGLLGPNGAGKTTLIRILTTLIRPTSGSARVMGRDVVREPSAVRAEIGVVPQAMTSDLDLTGYETMDIYARFYGIPRAERRERADELLSMVGLKERAGDLVATYSGGMRRRLEIARGLVHRPSLLILDEPTIGLDPQSRHVVWELLDNFRKADRLTILLTTHYMEEAETLCDHVAIIDYGKIVALDTVPGLKWAIPQKDRVELVVSGIDMEKAAERVKAVPGAASADYSGESIILSSDKGAEIIPEAVEALRALGGRVSRVTLKEQTLEDVFIHYTGRPIREEEARKVSFLLGAGIPTKWGR; encoded by the coding sequence ATGAGAGCCGCTGTAGAGACAAAAGACCTTTCAAAGAGCTACGGGGATGTCAAGGCCCTCGACGGCGTTGGCCTTACTATACCAGAGGGCGACTTCTTCGGCCTTCTGGGCCCGAACGGCGCGGGGAAGACTACTCTAATAAGGATACTCACCACCCTCATAAGGCCGACCTCCGGCTCGGCAAGGGTCATGGGCAGGGACGTGGTCCGCGAGCCATCGGCTGTCCGGGCGGAAATAGGAGTCGTGCCGCAGGCAATGACGAGCGACCTCGACCTTACAGGCTACGAGACAATGGACATATACGCCCGGTTCTACGGGATACCCAGGGCCGAGCGGAGGGAAAGGGCGGATGAGCTCCTTTCGATGGTCGGCTTGAAGGAGAGGGCGGGCGACCTCGTCGCGACGTATTCGGGCGGCATGAGGCGGAGGCTCGAGATCGCGAGGGGGCTTGTGCACAGGCCCTCGCTACTGATACTCGACGAGCCGACCATAGGCCTCGACCCGCAGTCAAGGCACGTGGTCTGGGAGCTCCTCGACAACTTCAGGAAGGCGGACAGGCTGACGATTCTCCTTACGACGCACTACATGGAAGAGGCCGAGACGCTCTGCGACCACGTGGCCATAATCGACTACGGGAAGATAGTCGCGCTCGATACAGTGCCGGGGCTCAAGTGGGCAATTCCGCAGAAGGACAGGGTCGAGCTTGTCGTAAGCGGCATTGACATGGAAAAGGCCGCAGAGCGCGTGAAGGCGGTCCCCGGCGCGGCCTCCGCTGACTATAGCGGAGAGAGCATCATCCTTTCCTCCGACAAGGGCGCGGAGATAATCCCCGAGGCCGTGGAAGCGCTCAGGGCCCTGGGGGGCAGGGTTTCAAGGGTCACTCTCAAGGAGCAGACGCTTGAGGACGTCTTTATCCACTATACCGGAAGGCCCATACGCGAGGAGGAGGCGAGGAAGGTGAGCTTCCTCCTCGGCGCGGGCATCCCGACGAAGTGGGGGAGATAG